The nucleotide window TGCTGGAGAGAGTGCGGGAAATGATGCGGGGGTTTGCTGATGGCAtcttggtgttgatgttATGTAGTTGGTTTAGGTTGTTCGGTCGACTGGTGCGGTTTGATGAAGAAGATAGTTGTGGTATCGCAGAGTGTGATCAGATCTTCTGTGTTGTAGCTGTAGATGTAGCTGCCGATGTAGTCGTTTCGTATAACCCGGTCGTTGAATGCCAGTCACTGTTGTAGATGCAGATGTAGATGTAGTTACTGGATATCGTACTGAGATGATTATTATAGTAGCACAGCAACCTACTCTATATACCACTCCAAGAACAAACGCCCTTACAATTCCCTCTCCATCTGCGTCCACTCCCTCGTAAGCAAGCTCCCACATCGCACCACCAGCGCCGATGGCGTGAGCAGCACCCCCGGAACCTCGCGACAGCCATCCACGCCCGCAACCAAGACTTTCCCTATCCAGCCCTTACTCGCTGTAAATTGTCAAAGCTTTCTCACCAACAGGATCTTTGAAAGCGGATTTGCGCGTGGCGGCGGATAAGGCCTTACGCGGCTACGGTTCTGGGTCGCGAGAGAGTGGTGTGATGTTAGGCAGCCGCCGATGCGTGCCGCGGTTAGTGAGTCAGCGAGCGCTGGTACAGGGCGGATGACATGCAGAGGGTGATACGACGATGGTGTGACATGTGCGATGAGTTTGTCGTAATTGCGAAATCATGGGTGAGTAGGAATGTTTGATTGTGTGGGCTGCGTGCTGGGGTTTGGGTAGGTGGGCTAGTTTGGTGGTAGGCTATTCAGCACTCTTGATGGGAGTCTACTATGAGGCTCTTCTTTTTAGTCTCGTGTTAGTCGTAGAGATTCCAGGATATAGTCGCAGTAGTTAGTAGTGGATAGTACTACATCTCCATAGCTTCTTCTTCGCGATAAACAACATGTAGATACCACATGCGCTCAATCGAGCCTCAGTCTGACGCCACATCGGCCCCATCCCGGACCCGCGCTCACAATGGCGCAAACTTTCGTCGCAACCACGTAAACAACAACGAACACCCCCATCTTCATCACAAGAAAAAACAAGCAATTACCTAGCGCATAACCGCCCAAAATGGCAACAGCAGTCCTAGCAGGCAGCACAGGCCTCGTCGTACGTCCCCCTCACCCTCCACCATCCCATCTCTCCAAAATCTAACCCACCAAACCGCAGGGCAACCAGATCCTCACCCACCTCCTCGCCCACCCCTCCTTCTCCCAAATCCACGCCTACACCCGCCGCCCTCTCCCCAACCCCGCCGGCTCCACCAAACTCATCCCCATCCACGCCACTGACACATCAACCTGGCCGTCGCTCTTCCCCGCCGCGTCCACGAACCCCAAACTCTTCTTCAGCGGCCTCGGCACCACGCGCGCGGCCGTCGGCGGCGTCGAAGCCCAACGCGCCATCGATTATGAACTCAATTATAACCTGGCCGCTGCAGCGAAAGCCGCTGGTGTGGAGACATATGTGTTGATTAGTACTAATGGGGCGAACAGCGGTTCTTATCTCGCGTACGCCAAGATGAAGGGTGAGCTGGAGGATGCGGTCAAGGCGCTAGGGTTCAAGCATACGGTTATTTTGCGGCCGGGGTTGATTGTGGGGGAGAGGACGGAGTCGCGGCCGGCGGAGGCGGCGTTTAGGTGGGTGGCTAAGGGGTTGGGGGGACTGAGTCCCAAGTTGACAGATTGGTGGGCGCAGGATGCGGGGGTTATTGGGAGGGCAGCGGTGGAGGCGGGGATTAGGTGTGCGGAGGGGAAGACGGCGGAGGGCGTTTGGGTGATGGGTATGGGGGAGATTCTGGAGTTGGGCAAGGGGAAGGCTTAGGTGGAATGGTACAATACGAGGCGGGATGACATGAAGGTTTTCTGGTGCGGATAGCTTGATACCCATATCTTGTTTTGATTTGCTTTTGTTTAATGAATGCATGTCGTTGCTACCATCTTCTCCCCTTGACTCCACTTTCAACCATCGCCCTCATCCATCCCCAACTACCATCAAAAGTTCACAACACTAGCCTCCAACACGCCCTCCTCCCCAATCAACCTCTTCAACACATCCTCCCCAACCCGCCCATCAACCCCCAAAATCATCAACGCCTCTTTATGCCCCTGTCCACCATTCTTCCCATTCTGTTCATTCTGCCTCTCCTCAACCTCCTCATCCAACGGCGCCACATTCATAAACTTGATATTGACACCCGCCTTCCCCAGCACATTACCAACATACCCAATCTTGCCCACAGAGTCAAAGTTGCGACAGATAAGCAGCGTACCACGTGGTACAAACTCGCCCTTGAACTTGTCGAGGCGCGAGATGAAGGGCCGGTTTGCGGAGACGAAACCTTGGATGATTTGGTCGGCGTCTTCGTTGGTGCCTTGGTGCAGGGTGCGTGAGGCAGAGGGTGAAGCGTTGCGGGAGCGGGATTGCTGCGAGACGGAGCGTGAGGCGCGAGCGCGCAGGGTGACGAAGGAAGAGTAGGGTTTATCTTCTACGTTTTCGCGGGAGCGCTGCTCGTTGATGAGGATGCCGCGTTCTTTAGCCAAGAGCTCGGCGTTGACGATGTTGATGTTGAGACCGTCGTTTGAGGTGATGGGTGTCAAGAGGCCTTTTACCAATGCTGCGAAGAGGGGTTTCGTCGTGTTTATTGTGGCGAGCTTGCCTTCGTAGGTGAGGTCGAAGGTTGTGCGGAAGGAACCCAGTTTGACGGAGGAGTAGTGCTGGGTGTAGAGACTACCCATCTTTTCTACTAGGTTGATGTAGGGTTGCAGGGTGCGGTATTCGTCGGGTAGGACGATGGGGGCGTTGACTGCTGAACGGGGTAGTTCTCCAGAGAGGATGGAGACGACTTGCTCGCAAACATCAATGGACACGTTTTCCTGGGCTTCCTTGGTGGAGGCACCGAGATGAGGTGTAGCAACCACTTTAGGGTGTGCAATCAGACGAGAAGCAGATGAGTCTTGCTCTGGTGGCTCTGAAGTGAAGACGTCAATGCCTGCTCCGGCGATGGTACCAGCATCTAATGCTTCGACAAGAGCATCTTCATCAATCATACCACCACGTGCTACGTTGAGAATCCGGGCTGTAGGTTTCATCGTCGACAACTCCGACTTACCAATCATGCCCTTGGTAGAGGCAATGAGAGGCGTATGGAGCGTCAGGAAGTCTGCCTCTTTTAAGATTTCCGCAAGACTCGGGCGGAGCGTCACAGAAGCCGCTGCTGCCAGGTTTGGATTTGCATAAGGGTCGTAGGCGATGAGTCGCATGCCTAGACCATTTGCGATGCGGGCAACTGTGAGACCGACTGACTATGTGTGAGTCGCAATCAACAATTCTTTGGACGCTTAGCTTACCTTTTCCCAGACCTACGATAGCAAGAGTCTTGCCCTTGGCCTCAACTCCAACAAGTCGGCTTCGTTCCCACTTGCCAGCCTTGATACTTTGAGATGCATCACCAACGTTGCGAGCCACAGCCATCAATACTATCTCTAATTAGTGTGAACATAAATGATGTTTGATGAGACACGCACAAGTAATGGTGTGCTCAGCTGCTGCGTTAATGTTGCCAGAAGGTGAGTTCACCACGATAATACCATGTGAAGTGGCGCTTTGCACGTCGACATTATCAACACCAACACCCGCACGAGCAACCACTTTCATTTTCTTGGCCGCACCCAAAAGTTCGGCTGTTACCTTGGTCTCCGATCGAACAATCAGGGCATCATAGTCGCCAATGATACTCTTGAGCTCTTCCGGACTTAATCCTCTACTTTCGTCCACATCGAACTGGTCTTTCAGTAGCGCCAAACCATCTGGTGATACCTTTTCAGGGATGAGGATCTTGGGTTTTGTAGTATGCATGAGGATGGCCATGTTTGTGTATGACTCTGTATCTACGCGTATTATTTGAGCACAAAAGATATGAGTATTGTTTGTTAAGAAGCCTTGATGGGTACTAGGACTTGTAACTTGTTGCGTGCTGGTTATTCCTCACGCTGCGGTTTGTTGTTGTGTGCTGAGTTGGACTGTACACTCAATTCAGAGAAGGGTCAGCATTGGCCTTCTTATAGGTGAATCACTCCTGGATTTGCACGTTGCACAATTAACACAGACCGCTATCGGACTGCCGGGACTTTGCGTCAGGCTGTATTCTGTATAAGCTTACTTGGTAGGTACAGTTACCCCGCACTTTGTTACCCCACGGAGTACGCCACACGGCAGATTGAATTCCTATAGTTATTCCAAATATGACAGATGCGAGAAATAGAAAGAAAGGGAATCCCTTGCTTGGGTTTGAAAGAACATTGTGTTATCTTGACGGCTGGTAGATGTGTTTCTTTTTACatttctttaactacctCAGTCAGGGTGTATTGCAACAAAAACCTCCGTTCGTCATGGTACATGAGGTGCATAATTCGCGCAGTGCGGGTAGCCGGAATCGAAGTGGTTCTGCAGCTATCGGAGGCTGAGCAAACGTTACGCGAGCTCTGTACTCCACGTGCGGGTAGTAGGCGCCACCCGTTTACCAATTACTACGTGTCTTGAGCTTCTCATTTTGCACAACCTCGATCCAGTAACCATCGGGATCTGACAGATCTGTCAGCTGCATGCTTGTACTCTAAAAATGCGACGACTTACCTAGCACAAAGGCGATATCTTGCATGCGACCGTCAGTCAGCCTCTTCTTCCAGTTAACCTTCTTCTCCTCGAAACGAGCACAAGCAGATGCCAGATCGTCGACGGAGATGCAGATGTGACCAAATCCTTGCGGCTCGTCGTTGCCATTGTGATACTTGAAGTTTGCGTCCTTTTCAGTTCCATAGTTCCAAGTGAGTTCGAGCAAACCTTCGTGATCGGCGACCGGGTTGACCCCGTTTGCTGTTCCTTCTGAAGCGTCATCGCCATATCCTAAGAAATACAGGTTGAATCCGTTGCTGGCATTCTCGGATGTGCGTTTGAGTTTCATGCCCATGACGTCTTGATAAAATTTGAGCGATGCCTCCTTATCCTTGACACGGATCATGGTGTGGTTCTGACTTTATTAGTACGGTACAATGTAGACTTTTTACTTATACGCACCATACGGTACGAGCCGGTGTCCGTCTCCTTTACACTCTCAGTCTCTTCCAATGGTTTCTGGCCAATCACTTCAACCCAGTAGCCGTCAGGGTCCAACACGAATGCAATGTGGCGCATGCGACCGTCTGTGAGCTTTTTTTGGAACTTGTAGCCGGCATCTTCTAGTCTCTGACACGCTGCCTGCAAGTTATCGACGGAAATGCAAAGATGACCAAAGCCCTTGCCCGGTTCCGCATTGCCGTTATTGACCTTGTagtttgggtcgtcttcgGTCCCATAGTTGTATGTCAGCTCGACGATACCCTCGCGGTCAGTCCAGTGGTTGCCATGTGACACTGCCTTGGGACTGTCGTATGCGAGGAAATACAAATCGAACTTGGCCTCAGGCATCTTGATTTGATTGATTTGCTTCATGCCCAAAAACTCGTAGAACTCGACAGATCGCTTGGGATCCTTGACCCGGATCCTAGTAGTCGTCAACAATTGGCCAGTTTCTGGGGAATGTATGCAGAAAATGCCATGCCGGTACTCACATTGAGTGGTTTAGCTTGTACTTGGATGGATCAGTCGCCATGGTTGC belongs to Pyrenophora tritici-repentis strain M4 chromosome 10, whole genome shotgun sequence and includes:
- a CDS encoding nucleoside-diphosphate-sugar epimerase produces the protein MATAVLAGSTGLVGNQILTHLLAHPSFSQIHAYTRRPLPNPAGSTKLIPIHATDTSTWPSLFPAASTNPKLFFSGLGTTRAAVGGVEAQRAIDYELNYNLAAAAKAAGVETYVLISTNGANSGSYLAYAKMKGELEDAVKALGFKHTVILRPGLIVGERTESRPAEAAFRWVAKGLGGLSPKLTDWWAQDAGVIGRAAVEAGIRCAEGKTAEGVWVMGMGEILELGKGKA
- a CDS encoding GloA, Lactoylglutathione lyase and related lyase, coding for MATDPSKYKLNHSMIRVKDPKRSVEFYEFLGMKQINQIKMPEAKFDLYFLAYDSPKAVSHGNHWTDREGIVELTYNYGTEDDPNYKVNNGNAEPGKGFGHLCISVDNLQAACQRLEDAGYKFQKKLTDGRMRHIAFVLDPDGYWVEVIGQKPLEETESVKETDTGSYRMNHTMIRVKDKEASLKFYQDVMGMKLKRTSENASNGFNLYFLGYGDDASEGTANGVNPVADHEGLLELTWNYGTEKDANFKYHNGNDEPQGFGHICISVDDLASACARFEEKKVNWKKRLTDGRMQDIAFVLDPDGYWIEVVQNEKLKTRSNW